The stretch of DNA GGATCAAGTCTAAAACATGAGACTTATAGAATTTTACGTGGATaccaaattaggaaaaaaaacatcggtagaaaaaacaaaatatcactaaataaatattgttagtacaaaagtgatattagcacacacaaaatatcactaagcaaaTATTGTTACAATAAAAGTGATATAGCTATAACTAATTTCAGAGTATTaaatacctatttatagatctaaaatcatctatagatatacataagaaattatatcctGATCAGAAAATGATTCATAAGGATATTCTTCCAAATTAGATAAATCTcaatcaaaattgaatttgacaatatcctaatcacagtcaaattcaaaattataatcacGATCAAATTAAGAGTTTCAATcacaaacaaatttgaattctagatcacaattataaaaaattctacCTTAACACgaaatttaaatatgaaattattcaaaattctttcttctaatAAAATCATAGAGAATTAATCTCTTGATAAATATCAATCAAAACTTCACCACATGAAATATCACCCAAATCAACACAAAGTTACTATGGTGGATATCTTCAGTCGCACTTAAAGTATAGGCAACTTAATAACTCCACATTCACTAATATAAATCTCCCTTAATAATTCCACCTTCATTTAAATTCATTCGTTCAAAATTGCACACATTTTAACATGTCATAATAAGAATCAAGATATTCTAATCTAATAATGAAATATCATACTTCAAGATAACTActacaaaaatcaaaaaacccCAAATAATGTCTAACGATCAATAAACAAAATACTAAGGAACATACCAGAATATCGAATCCAGATAGCAAATATGggcaaaaatatatttgaatatgGGCAAACAAACAAATCTAGATTTGTTGGATCTAGAGTGAACCAATGGGGTCAGGTCAAATTTGAACCAAATTTGGGTCTTGGCCAAGGCAGACGAACAGCAAAGGGCGAGAAATACTGATGGCCGACGACAACGGAGCAAGACAACGAAGGCTGGCTAATGAGGAAGATGCTGCAATGATGGACAACAATGGCTAGGTAGTGTCGATTGGAGAAGGCAATGGCGGATCGACGGTAGGTCGAAAAAGATGATCGAACACCCGTGAGAAATCAAAGGTGCTACATCGATGGCAAGATGATAAAGGATGTTAGAAGGCCGACAATGGTGGTGGAGACCAGAGCTGACAACGACGATCGtagaaatcaaaaaaaaaaaaaaaaaagaggccaAAAAATTGCTTTGACGGAGCATAAACAAAAGCAAAGGTAGGAAAGTCTAGCGATTGTCGACGGCGAAGAGGCTAATGGCTATCGATGATAGAGGCTAAAGTAGTGGTTGACGATGACAGAACGACAGCAATGGCCGATAACGGTGGCCAATGGTGGCACCAGCCAAAGCAGCTTAAAACCCTGgctgaaaaaatataatttagaaCTTGTAGATCCAACAACTGAAATATACCAAACGGTGATGGTTTGTCAAACGACTTTAATACCATTTTGTTACGAAATTAGATCAAATACAAATTACGATCAAACAATTAAtcatatacacaaacacaattttatgtgaaaaatctaaataaaaaaatctcaaataaaaaGAAGTATTGCTAAGAACATtctatacaaaaattatatttgtacgaGGAAAGGAATAATTGAAGTGTACGTGTCAAAAAAATGACAGTTAGTTGGGCAACTTGGGCATCATTTCATTCCAACTTCCTATATTCAGTTGGCATTAAACACTTCTTAAGTTGGAGCAGCAAAGTCCATGGGCCTTGGATTTTgggtattatatatatgtatagatgaTAAACAGATACACGTGACGtgaaaccaaaaaacaaaaaaatatatacaaactaaGTTGTAGCTATAGAAAGAGTTCAAAGCCATTTAAGCAAAAGCTGGTTTCAAATCCAAAACACTTGAATAGCCTACCATTCTAACTGCCACAAGCCATGCACTCTTCGCGGTTCGTCAATGAACATACCATTTGTGACATTTTTGTGCTCACATCATCATCTTCCATCTTGTTTTTCTCCTGGCattgtaaagaaaaataagattcttatcaataaaatagaaaaattaattgaaacgATGAGATTACTGCAGTCAGCCAATCCATTACTTTAAGCATGGAAGTATCCACTGTGAACTTGATGGCATCTGCTGCAGCCCGTGACCTCAGGTAATACATCCCAGTTTTCAAACCCTTTTTttcaaggaaaacaaaatgaatcaGGAAATAAGGACATTCATTTACCAATCACCAACACTAATTTACTAGTTAATAACTTTCTCTTCACTAAACTAGTCCATCACATTCAGGAATCAGTTTATTTGAGAATTACTTGTCCCCTACACCACTAGAATTACTGTCAATGTCAAACGAAAATCTCAACTCCAATCAcctaaaacaaaatcaatatgGGTAAtaataaaaatccatttttccgTTCAATCAAAAGGGGCATAATTTTCGAAAAACAAACATTAAGACATCCCAGGACCATCTAATTGGCATCAACCACATGAACACACAACTTAAAAGATCCCTGAAACCACTGGATGCCAAGTAAAAGAAAAGTTCTCACCTTTGACCACGTATGGAAGTGCAAGGAagttagttttccaaaattcgGTTGATCCATGTGTATATTTAGACTTTGACTCTGGTCTATGTAGCATCCCCGATCAACAGCCATATCAACCAGAGTCCTTTGCTTGATCTCCCAAACAGTCCTGATGCAGCAAAATCCATTAGCCCAGGGGgagaatgaagaaaaggaaaataaacatGTGACTTTGAAATTTACTTGTAAATAACTTTAAGCTCATCAGGAACTTCTGGGATTTTCTGAACAGAACCATCCTCATAAATTATCTTGTTCTTTAGAGCAGGGGACCAAAGACCCATCTCAGTTAAGTCATGAAGAAGATGCTTATTCACAACAACAAACTCGCCACTGAAAAGAAAAGGTGTCGTTAGATGGCAGGAAATAATCAATCTTAAATTCACTCAATTGCATGAGGATGCAAACCTTAAAACTCTCCGACTATAAATGTTAGAGGTATATGGCTCAAAGCACTCATTGTTTCCAAGAATCTGGCTGGTTGAAGCAGTGGGCATGGGTGCTACAAGAAGAGAATTTCTTACTCCATTCCTTGTTATCATATTTCGTaggacatcccaatcccatcgACTTGAAGGGGTTATCCCCCACATGTCCGGTTGAAGAATCCCCTGAACAAAAAGGTAGCCTTATGAGCATATTAAACTATTATTGAACATGCAAGTGACAGTATTAAATGGCCCAAGATACTCAAACCACAAACAGCTGGCCTAAAAAATTGATGAGCAAAAAGCACCACAAGACCTCAAGTGGCTCCCTCTGTCAGATGTTGAGATTTGTATGGTTGTAACGTGTCTAACTTTTTAATGActggaagaaaaaggaaattaacGAAAGCACCATGGCACTAAAAGTGCATCCCTTGAACAGCAAGTTATCAGAACAAGTAAAGGTGTACACGGACAGCAAACCAACAGAAGCCACACAGCCGCTACCACAACAGGTACCCAATACCAACAGATAGCCAAATTAGAAGACAATAGAGAACACAAATAGCTTCTTTTCACTGGCACAGAATGTTTCATTACTGAAGCATACCTTGCTCACAGGGCTTCCATTATATGTCTCATAGGGACCATCCTTTCCAGCCAGCTCAGAAGAAGCTTTTAGAGCATGGTAGTATATGGTctcaaatatatctttgttCAGCTGTTGAGCCTGCATCCACAGCCATCAGATCATCACTTTATATGATCCAATTAGAAGCTACATTAGAGTAGCCCATTGAGAAGTTCTATTTTACCTCTGATGAATCAAATGCCATGCCAAGTAAAATGAAGGTATCTGCAAGACCCTGAACTCCAATACCAATGGGTCTGTGTCGAAGATTTGACCTTTTCGCAGTTTCCACTGGGTAATAGTTGACATCAATTATTTTGTTCAGATTTGTTGTAACTATTGCAGTAACCTGTCCCAACAGCTAAgaaattaaggcccaacttcGAGAAAATATAATGTTCACAGAACAGAGAGATGGATGTAAAATAGCAAGTGTCACACAATTAGGACGGATGAAAGGATCAGACctcggctagtttttcaaaatcaaaatatctgTTCTTAGACCCACGGCTGCCAACAAGCTTAGATGGCTGTGATTCCACTGGAACCCCCTGCAACGGACAAAACAGTATCAGTCCAATTGCAAACAATATAGATGACAAAAACTACATTTATACATGCATGCCACAAACAAGATACCTTCTCTCTAACAAATCGTGGTAAAGCAATTGATGCCAAGTTGCACACAGCAGTTTCTGTTGGGCTTGTGTACTCAATTATCTCAGTGCACAAGTTTGAAGACTTAATAGTGCCCAGATTTTGCTGATTGCTTTTTCTATTGCAAGTATCCTGgaaaaatgtaaacaaattagtagaaataaaaatttgaatcaGAAGAAGATATaagaatacaaaattattagtgTTCTTATGTCACCTTATATAGCATGTAAGGAGTCCCAGTTTCTATCTGGgacttcaaaatttcaaaccagAGGCTTTGTGCCTGTACAACTTTCCTTGCCCTGCCCTAAAATTTTAACAAGAGTATCATGAGTGAAGGGAGTACAATAAAACCAATTATTACTAGCATAAAGATTGAACcatcaagaaaaatgaaacctACCTGTCTTTCATATTGGGTGTACCGTTTTTGAAATTCTTCACCCCAACAATCAGCCAAACCTGGAGATTCATTGGGGCAAAACAAAGACCACTGTCCATTGCTTTGGACTCTTTCCATGAAGAGATCAGGTACCCAAAGGGCATAAAAAAGATCACGTGCTCGATGCTCTTCCTGCACTAAGAgtcaaaaaatgaaacaaacaaaatccaTGTGCAACGAACAAATCCAGCTAAACGGTGCGATATTGCCTAATAAAAAAGATACAAAGACAACAAATCAAGAACATAACAAGTTTACTTTAAACACTGCCaaactcaaaaagaaaatgatcagcataaaattttgaattaaaaaaaaaaatcaatgcaaAATGAGGCAACAAACATTTTTGCTGTCATataccaacaaacaaacatTACTGAATAAcacttttcaaataaaaaatctattAGCATATGCTCTAATTAAATAATACAACTCTACCTTTCCATGGTTTTTCCTcaaatctaaaaattcaaatatgtcTGCGTGCCATGGCTCCAAGTACACAGCAAAAGCACctaaatgcaacaaaaataaaaatgtcaagATACAGAATTAACTTGAAGTAGCACATGAAAACATAAAACATGACCATGGTAAACATACCCTTCCTCTTCCCACCCCCATGATCAGCATAACGAGCAGTGTCATTGAAAACTCGTAACATTGGAACAATACCATTGGATGCACCATTTGTTCCATGAATATAGCTGCCAGTAGACCGGATATTATGAACAGAGACACCAATTCCTCCAGCTGACTTACTGATAACAGCGCATTCTTTTAAAGTATCATAGATTCCTTCAATGCTATCCTCTTTCATGCATAGCAAAAAACAGCTACTCAACTGCAAAAACATATCACAATATAGCAATTTGAGTAAGCAAAGGTTTtacatataataaaaagaaaactacATGGTAGCATAAAACACTTATCATACTTGGGGCCTGGGTGTCCCACTATTGAAGAGGGTAGGCGATGCATGAGTAAACCATCGCTGAGACATCAAATGATATGTCTTGATAGCAGAATCAATATCATCCTTGTGAATTCCAACTGCAACTCTCATCAACATGTGCTGTGGCCTTTCAACAACCTTTCCTTGAATCTTTAACAGGTAAGATCTCTCGAGGGTTTTGAAACCAAAGTAATCATAATCAAAGTCACGATCATAGATTATCTCACTGTCCAAGCGAGCAGCATTCTGGAATAACCAAAAAAGCAACACATGAACAAGGCATAGATTTGTAAAAGCAACCTTAAAGAATAATCTAAGACTTGgagaaaatcaaataaataattgtttaatatcttaaaatttGAGGGGAAATAAAGTCTCATTCACAGAAAGGATGAAAGGCAGCAGCTACGTATTGCACCTCAAACAAAAGACGCTACCAAGTTTGAACATTTGGCAGAGTTTGATTctgttatgtataaaaatatactgaaaataaaagaatagtgGAAGCGCCACAGGGGAGCCTGAAGGAGCACCACGTGGCATGGCAGCCCAAGGGAGAGCCACGTGGCGAGTCCCCCCCTGGGTGACCAAAGGAGGCCACCCAGAGGGACGCCACCCCCGAGTAAGGGTCACTCAGGGGTGGCAGAAGGGTGCGCCCCCAAGTGACACTTGGCGGGCGCGCCAAGCGCAGTCCCCCGCATGCGCAGCCAGGCAGCACGCGGCTGCCTGGCAGGGGCCGCGTCCCTGCCCACTCGAGGGCAGCCTCcccccgagtgaccccactCGGGGGGGAGCTGCGCGCGCGGCCACCGGCGCGAACCCCCGCACGCGTGGCCACTTCGCACCCGGCCCCATGCACCGGCGTGCACGACCCCTCGTGCTCTCTTTCCCCGCGCTCACACacacccccgagtgagggtcacccgGGGCACCACACTCACCTCCGCATGCCTATTCTTGCGCCAACGCCTCCAAGAGAATCGGCCTAAAACTACTCCCGCGAGACTCAGTCAAAGCCTCTCCGAGATTCTTACCGTGAAACTCGAGAcacgcgacacatggatgcctctcttgttgctataaataggaggtctcTTTCCCTCATTTGATAGGCAATCTCTTGCTCTCATATTTACACTCTTGCTTTCAAGTACTCTATTTCTACGGTgatctaacttaagtatcggagggtCCGCGCGGGGACTTTCGCCCACGCCCCTAACCGATTCTTTTTCCAGCAGGTCACCCATCCTTCTCAACCTGACCAAgggactcacccatcgctgTTTCCACCTCCGGAAGACTCATCCATTGCTCAAATACACCACAAGAGGGTCACCCATCGCTTGAATCGTCCATAAAAGGGTCATCCATCTGCAGTTtccattttttataaatttactgTTGTTACCGGGTAACAACAATTagcgtcgtctgtgggaaacgcaaacaAAAAACTACAGAACTATTCCCTCACTATGGCTCAAACCCGAAGTAATCATCAGACCCTCTCCCGTGGTGGCCAATCACCTCGACGAGAGACTCTTGCTCGAACGGAAGATCAACATCCATCTACTCATGAGGGCACGCTACCCCTCATCCACGGAGGCCATCCGCCCCTCACCCATGAGAGACACCCCCCCTCACCCATGGGGGCCAGCCTTCCCTCATCCATTAATCCCCTCatgagggtcacccatccctcacTCACCAGCAGCCGCCTCTTCCAAAGCCCTCTCATCCATTGGGGGTGCAACTTTAGGTGCCACCTATTACTGCCTCACATGTTCTCTCAGGACCCTACCCAGGGATACAGATCTCGTCTGTCGTTCCTTGGGCGGAGTACGAGGCCCTACGACAACAACATGCTGAAGGAATGCAAGCTCTTCGAGAAATGGCTGGTATTTTGCAAAGTTTGGTTCCTCACAGGACAATCCCAGACGCATTAAGAAAATTTATGCTAGAGACAATTCTCTCCCACAGGGCTCATTAGGAGGTACCGGGGGACGGCTCCTACCAAGAAGTGAGCCCTGAAACTCATGCTCAACCTGTCTCTATTCAAAACAATCCACCAAGATCTCCTTTAAGAGAAGCTCATAGCCAAACTTCTCCCCAGCGAGAAAAACATGGAGGAACTAACAGTCGAAAGACTAAAAGGCAGAGTCCACAAAGAGGAAGTTACTCTAAAACGGTAGCCAGCACTCCTATGGGAAGAGATCGGGATTCTAAACCCACAACCTAACAAAAAGACAGGTCTGATGACAACCCTACCGCATTTAGTGCACGGGAGGCAACCgacatgaaaaaaatgatagagTTGGTGCTACAACAGGATAAGTTATTACCCGCTTCCGATGAACAATCtcgaggaaaactaccattcgtgGCAAAAGTGATGGAAAAACCCTTGCCGAGAAAGTTCAAAATGCCCTAGATAAACCCTTATTCAGGCAAGAACGACCCTTATGATCACGTGTAAAATTATGAATCCTTAATGATGCTTCATGGATAGGACGATGAGATAATGTGTAGGGCATTCCCATTAACCTTAACTAGGCACGCTCGAGCCTGGTTTAATGGTTTACCCGAagcatcaatttcttcattcgGGCAGTTAAAAACAGAGTTCATTAAAGCATTCATTATTAACAGTCAGAGGAAGAAGGACGCAACATACCTTCTTAGCATTCGACAGGGGCATAAGGAAACCCTACGTCACTACGTGGACAGATTTCGAAATGCCACGCTTGAGATTTGCAATTTACCTATTGAAATGGCAATGTCCGATATATTCCAAGGGACACGACTACCCCCTTTGCAAGAATCATTGTCTCTAGACGCTCCGAAATCTCTGGCAGACCTATTTGTCAGGGCTAATAAGTACATACTCCATACAGAGATGATGAGAACAGTAGGGGGGAATGAAgatggagagagaaagagaaaagagagagataatgaAGAAGGATCAAACCAGCAAAAAGAACGGACCAGGAGGTCGGATACAGTTGGACCACAATTCCATCATTACACTAGGCTCAATCAACCTCGATCAATTATACTGGCAGCAGTAGAAGGGTCGGGCCTTCTCCAACTTCCGAAGAAGGCAAACCGCCCCATGgggagaaatgaagaagaatacTGCAAGTATCACCGAACTCGGGGGCACTCTACTGACCAGTGTAGGGAGTTAAAAAACCAGATTGAAGCACTCATTCGGGAAGGGCACTTGCAAAAGCATGTAAGGACTGAAGGAAGAAACAACTGAGATCgtcaaagaa from Diospyros lotus cultivar Yz01 chromosome 6, ASM1463336v1, whole genome shotgun sequence encodes:
- the LOC127803543 gene encoding ribonucleoside-diphosphate reductase large subunit-like; translated protein: MYVVKRDGRQESVHFDKITARLKKLSYGLSIDHCDPILVAQKVCAGVYKGVATSQLDELAAETAAAMTANHPDYASLAARIVVSNLHKNTKKSFSETIKDMYNHVSERSGQKAPLIAGDVYEIAMQNAARLDSEIIYDRDFDYDYFGFKTLERSYLLKIQGKVVERPQHMLMRVAVGIHKDDIDSAIKTYHLMSQRWFTHASPTLFNSGTPRPQLSSCFLLCMKEDSIEGIYDTLKECAVISKSAGGIGVSVHNIRSTGSYIHGTNGASNGIVPMLRVFNDTARYADHGGGKRKGAFAVYLEPWHADIFEFLDLRKNHGKEEHRARDLFYALWVPDLFMERVQSNGQWSLFCPNESPGLADCWGEEFQKRYTQYERQGRARKVVQAQSLWFEILKSQIETGTPYMLYKDTCNRKSNQQNLGTIKSSNLCTEIIEYTSPTETAVCNLASIALPRFVREKGVPVESQPSKLVGSRGSKNRYFDFEKLAEVTAIVTTNLNKIIDVNYYPVETAKRSNLRHRPIGIGVQGLADTFILLGMAFDSSEAQQLNKDIFETIYYHALKASSELAGKDGPYETYNGSPVSKGILQPDMWGITPSSRWDWDVLRNMITRNGVRNSLLVAPMPTASTSQILGNNECFEPYTSNIYSRRVLSGEFVVVNKHLLHDLTEMGLWSPALKNKIIYEDGSVQKIPEVPDELKVIYKTVWEIKQRTLVDMAVDRGCYIDQSQSLNIHMDQPNFGKLTSLHFHTWSKGLKTGMYYLRSRAAADAIKFTVDTSMLKEKNKMEDDDVSTKMSQMVCSLTNREECMACGS